A DNA window from Paenibacillus sp. HWE-109 contains the following coding sequences:
- a CDS encoding SPFH domain-containing protein, producing MALIDRIKYDGAADGNWLVYKYPSEDLTLGAQLVVGEGQLAIFVKEGRALDLFGPGTHTLSTGNIPLLNRLINLPFGNETPFTAEIYYVNTTLNMNLKWGTESPIQIIDPVYQVRINARANGQYTMRVNDYSIFLTQIIGTQKGGTTITVQNLLPNFKGIVLNSVDTILAQYIIDKKVSVLDIRTKQREIAQLCMDDMKDSFLTFGIELVNFFVNSINFPDEDMEVINGILQRKAEFDILGDARYATQKQFEIMGNFSKNEGTSGMANAGIGLGLGFGMMGQLGGAISNISNNTIRQPVPTPEANVPCKHCSSANSPDAKFCGECGQKMQSTKPCYKCNAENKENAKFCSECGTAIGIISCPSCNHELTAGSRFCPECGTSLV from the coding sequence TTGGCATTAATTGATAGAATTAAATATGATGGGGCTGCAGACGGGAATTGGTTGGTTTACAAATATCCTAGTGAAGATTTAACCCTGGGTGCGCAGCTTGTCGTCGGTGAAGGCCAGCTTGCTATATTCGTCAAAGAGGGAAGAGCGCTGGATTTATTTGGACCCGGTACTCATACCCTATCAACGGGGAACATCCCCTTGCTAAACCGACTGATAAATTTGCCATTTGGTAATGAAACTCCTTTTACGGCGGAAATCTATTATGTAAATACAACATTGAATATGAATTTAAAGTGGGGAACGGAGTCACCAATTCAGATCATAGATCCGGTTTACCAAGTAAGAATTAATGCAAGAGCTAATGGACAGTACACCATGAGAGTGAATGACTATAGTATATTTCTAACCCAAATTATAGGCACGCAAAAGGGTGGGACGACCATCACAGTTCAAAACTTGCTGCCTAATTTCAAGGGGATTGTCCTTAATAGCGTTGATACGATTCTAGCGCAATATATCATTGATAAAAAAGTATCAGTCCTAGATATCCGTACCAAACAAAGAGAAATCGCGCAGCTTTGTATGGATGATATGAAGGATAGTTTCTTAACGTTCGGGATAGAATTAGTTAACTTTTTTGTCAATTCTATTAATTTCCCAGATGAAGATATGGAAGTTATTAATGGCATTCTCCAGCGTAAAGCCGAGTTTGATATTCTAGGTGATGCTAGATATGCCACGCAAAAACAATTTGAAATTATGGGTAATTTCTCGAAAAATGAGGGTACCTCAGGAATGGCTAATGCGGGTATCGGACTGGGTTTAGGATTTGGAATGATGGGCCAACTTGGAGGCGCAATTTCCAATATATCGAATAATACGATAAGGCAGCCTGTGCCAACACCAGAGGCGAATGTTCCTTGCAAACATTGCAGTTCGGCTAACTCACCTGACGCCAAATTTTGTGGGGAATGCGGACAAAAAATGCAATCGACCAAACCCTGCTACAAATGTAACGCGGAGAACAAGGAAAATGCTAAATTTTGTTCAGAATGCGGAACCGCTATCGGGATCATTTCCTGCCCAAGTTGTAACCATGAACTGACGGCCGGTTCGAGGTTTTGCCCTGAATGCGGCACATCTTTAGTATAA
- a CDS encoding SDR family NAD(P)-dependent oxidoreductase: protein MGRLDNKVAIITGGASGIGESMGELFAQEGAIVIAADINEAALEKVSQKQNVYGMKLNVASDEDWQALAKEVHDRFGKIDILVNNAGISSEKPYEQINVEDWQKMLAINGFGPFAGMKHVAPYMAAQKKGSIINISSYTALIGQGFNHYSASKGAVRALSKAAATTFGRQGIRVNALFPGIIETPMTQALNTSKDLVDRLIQATPLQRLGQAIDIAQAALFLASDDSSYITGSELVIDGGYSAQ from the coding sequence ATGGGAAGATTAGACAATAAAGTAGCCATCATTACTGGCGGGGCTTCGGGTATTGGCGAAAGCATGGGTGAGCTGTTTGCACAAGAAGGCGCTATCGTGATTGCCGCAGACATTAATGAAGCAGCGCTTGAGAAAGTAAGTCAGAAACAGAATGTTTATGGAATGAAATTGAATGTTGCCTCGGATGAGGATTGGCAGGCACTGGCCAAGGAAGTGCATGATCGTTTTGGTAAAATAGATATTCTTGTCAACAATGCAGGCATCTCTTCCGAAAAGCCGTATGAGCAGATCAATGTTGAGGATTGGCAGAAAATGCTCGCCATTAATGGCTTCGGCCCATTCGCCGGGATGAAGCATGTCGCTCCTTATATGGCAGCCCAAAAGAAAGGCTCGATCATCAATATTTCTTCGTACACGGCCTTGATCGGCCAAGGCTTTAATCACTACTCGGCATCTAAGGGCGCGGTGCGCGCATTATCTAAAGCCGCTGCCACAACCTTTGGCCGTCAAGGCATTCGGGTAAACGCTCTATTCCCTGGGATCATTGAAACGCCAATGACGCAAGCTTTGAATACCTCCAAGGACCTGGTGGACCGCTTAATCCAAGCAACACCTCTACAGCGTCTAGGCCAAGCTATCGATATTGCCCAAGCCGCGCTATTCCTGGCATCTGATGATTCTTCGTATATTACGGGGTCAGAATTAGTCATCGATGGTGGATACTCAGCCCAATAA
- a CDS encoding MarR family winged helix-turn-helix transcriptional regulator codes for MEEQTLFELIHNMDKFTNQMIIQWNKTFSEDLGISHILVLSHLNHNGKSRPSDIAKTLGLTPPTLSYLSEKLVAKNLAVRMAEESDRRIIYLGITDKGVEVLKSASLEGQRLRTNLFQKLTEQERAQLANLYKKLNSEN; via the coding sequence ATGGAAGAGCAAACCCTTTTTGAACTCATACACAACATGGATAAATTCACCAACCAAATGATTATCCAGTGGAACAAAACATTCAGTGAGGACCTCGGTATTTCTCATATTCTCGTGCTCAGCCATCTGAATCATAATGGAAAGAGCCGACCTTCGGACATTGCCAAAACATTAGGACTTACCCCTCCAACGCTCAGTTATTTATCGGAAAAACTTGTCGCGAAGAACTTAGCCGTCAGAATGGCGGAGGAGTCTGATCGCCGAATTATTTATTTGGGCATTACCGACAAAGGTGTCGAGGTCCTTAAAAGCGCATCACTTGAGGGGCAAAGGCTGCGTACAAATCTATTCCAAAAGTTAACCGAACAGGAGCGGGCACAGCTGGCAAATCTTTATAAGAAGCTAAATAGTGAGAATTAG